Genomic DNA from Modestobacter versicolor:
TTGCAGAAGCCGAAGGACCCGAAGGCGACCAGCACCTCCCACACCTGCTCGACCACCGCGACCTCGAAGCCCTCCTCCAGCGCCCGCGGCGCGAACCAGGCCTTCACCTCCGGGTGGGCGTCCTTCTCCCCCAGCGCCCGGCGCACCTCGTCGGCCTCGGCCAGCGAGCAGCCGGTCATCGCGGACACGATCATCAGCACCTGCTCGTGGAAGACCACCACCCCGGCGGTCTGCTCCAGCGCCGGCTGCAGCGCCGGGTGCAGGTACACCGGGTCGCGCCAGCCGTTCCGGGCCATCAGGAACGGGGTGACCATGTCGCTCTTGACCGGGCCGGGCCGGAACAGCGAGATGTCGACGATGAGGTCCTCGAAGGTCTGCGGGCCGAACTTGCCGACCAGCTCGCGCTGCCCCGGCGACTCGATCTGGAACATGCCGAGCGTGCGGGTGCTGCGGATCAGCTCGAAGGTGGCCGGGTCGTCGCGCGGGACGGCGTCGATCTCCACCTGCTCGCCGTCGACCCGGGCGACCTCGTCCATCGCGTGCGCGATCGCCGACTGCATCCGGATGCCCAGCAGGTCCAGCTTGAGCAGCCCCAGCTCCTCCACGTCGTCCTTGTCGAACTGGCTCATCGGGTAGCCGAGGTAGCTGAGCTCGACCGGGGTGCGGTCCAGCAGGGTCGCGTCGGACAGCAGCACCCCGCACGGGTGCAGGGCGATGTGCCGGGGCAGCCCGTCGAGCCGGGCGACCAGGTCGAACATCAGGTCCAGGTCGCCGGTGCCGCCGCCGCGCCGGGTGCCCAGCCGGCTGGCCCGCAGCTCCGGCAGGTCGTGCAGCGCCGCGTGCACCTGGTTGGCCCGGATGTGCGGGAACGCCTTGGCGACCGCGTCGACCTCCGCCGGTGGCAGCCCCAGCGCGGCACCGACGTCGCGGATGGCGTGCCGGACCCGGTAGGTGTCCATCATCGAGATGCAGCTGACCCGCTGCGCCCCGAAGCGCTCGATCACCGCGTCGTAGACCTCCATCCGCCGGGCGGACTCGACGTCGATGTCGATGTCGGGCAGCTGGACGCGCAGCGGGGAGAGGAAGCGCTCCATCAGCAGCCCGTAGCGGACCGGGTCGACGTCGGAGATGCCCAGCAGGTAGGTGACCAGGCTGCCGGCGCCGGACCCGCGCGCCGCGGCCCGCACCCGCAGCTCCTTGATCAGGCCCACCACGTCGGCGACGGTGAGGAAGTAGGAGGGGTAGCCGAGGGAGTCGATGACCGACAGCTCGTCGTCCAGCCGTTCCCGCACCGCGGCCGACGGCGTCATCGCCCGGCGGCCGAAGCCGGCCTCGCAGCGCGCCCGCAGCACCGCCGAGGGGCCCATCCCGCGCTCGGCCGCGGTGGTGACCACGTCGAGCTCGGGGTAGCGGACCGTGCCGATGCCGAGGTCGTCCCGCACGTCGACCGCGCACTGCTCGGCGACCCGGGCGGTGGTGACCAGCAGCCGCTGGGCGGCGTCCCGGTCGGGGCCGGCCAGGTCGTCGGCGAGGTCGGCCATCTCCTTGCCCGACTTCAGGTACCCCTCGGCGGTGCGCCGGTCGACGTGCCGCTCCCCCAGCGGCACCAGCCGGCGGGCGGCGTCGAGCACGTCGGCGGTGGGGGCGTCGAGGGCGTCGACGTAGCGCACCGCGTTGGTGAGCACCGCCGGCACCCCGGTCTCGGCGGCGAACCGCAGCATCGCCTGCGCCCGGGACCGGTCGCCCCGGCCGCGGTGGTGCACGACCTCGAGGACCAGCGCGGACCCGTCGTCGCCGCTGCCGAACACCGACCGCCAGGCGGCCAGCCGGGCGCGTGCCAGGTCCTCGTTCCCCGCGGCGAGCGCCCGGCCCACCGAGGAGTCCGGGCCCAGCAGCGCCAGCAGGCCCGAGGAGTGCTCGCCGGCCAGCTGCAGCGAGCTCACCGGCTCGCCGCGGGTGCCGCCGAGGTGGGTGGCGCTGGTCAGCCGGCACAGCGACGCCCAGCCGGCACCGTCGCGGGCCAGGAAGGTGACCCGCGGCAGCCGGGGGTCGACGCTGGCCCCGCCC
This window encodes:
- a CDS encoding DNA polymerase III subunit alpha, which produces MNDPFVHLHVASGYSMRHGANHPADLVARAAEHGMGALALTDRDGLYGAVKFALACRSAGIRPLFGVDLAVDPAVGGEPGEPGRVRAADLHRARHPAGRRSPARGGASVDPRLPRVTFLARDGAGWASLCRLTSATHLGGTRGEPVSSLQLAGEHSSGLLALLGPDSSVGRALAAGNEDLARARLAAWRSVFGSGDDGSALVLEVVHHRGRGDRSRAQAMLRFAAETGVPAVLTNAVRYVDALDAPTADVLDAARRLVPLGERHVDRRTAEGYLKSGKEMADLADDLAGPDRDAAQRLLVTTARVAEQCAVDVRDDLGIGTVRYPELDVVTTAAERGMGPSAVLRARCEAGFGRRAMTPSAAVRERLDDELSVIDSLGYPSYFLTVADVVGLIKELRVRAAARGSGAGSLVTYLLGISDVDPVRYGLLMERFLSPLRVQLPDIDIDVESARRMEVYDAVIERFGAQRVSCISMMDTYRVRHAIRDVGAALGLPPAEVDAVAKAFPHIRANQVHAALHDLPELRASRLGTRRGGGTGDLDLMFDLVARLDGLPRHIALHPCGVLLSDATLLDRTPVELSYLGYPMSQFDKDDVEELGLLKLDLLGIRMQSAIAHAMDEVARVDGEQVEIDAVPRDDPATFELIRSTRTLGMFQIESPGQRELVGKFGPQTFEDLIVDISLFRPGPVKSDMVTPFLMARNGWRDPVYLHPALQPALEQTAGVVVFHEQVLMIVSAMTGCSLAEADEVRRALGEKDAHPEVKAWFAPRALEEGFEVAVVEQVWEVLVAFGSFGFCKAHAAAFALPTYQSAWLKTHHTAAFLAGVLTHDPGMYPKRLILDDARNFGVRVLGLDVNASTGSYRVERVDAADDEAAGERPRPAWMPASMPDPGRYGIRLSLADVKGITDDEVARVVAGQPYRSLADFWTRANVSRPVVERLVLAGGFDAVYGFEVRDSEGGRPTRHRQSVTRRDLLLQIGELDRWSRSGAKAAGTGQLGLDLFGAEAGDDAPGLFDVEEEGAGAPQFVSSGLPEFTDAERVRAELEVLGLDASRHVVEFYRPFLAALGAVPAGELLGCRSGAEVLVAGVKVATQTPPIRSGRRVVFVTLDDGTGCADSTFFEDVQGPYAATVFHSWLLVVRGVMRRTGPRGVSMRATGAWELPALHEAWETGGLAAVAELMAAPGEYTEQAIAGAAASRGSRPVVVRPVLVHPTGFRMSPYADIKPAGEDAATAARRAAAAPPRKLWHSSPGSSGH